The genomic segment CACTTAAATGGCGATTTGTTACATAGATGAGTTCAAACATAGATATGATTACTCATTACAGGTTGAAGTCCTAAGCTACAAATATCATCATATATAGTTTTGACATCTCTATCATCGCTTATTTCAAACTGCTCATCGCCCTTTTTTGCTTTATCAGAGTGAGTTCCTACTCCTACACTAACACCTGCTGAAATTTTACTAGCAGCCACTCCAACAACACCATCTCTAAACTTAGCACTCTCTCTTGTTGATATGGTTATATTTGAAAAAGGTAAAAATATACGATAAGCACATATAACTTGGAATAAATTCTTTTCATCAACATCTTTTGGATTTATATTGCTATTGTTTATAATTGGTCTTAGTCTTGGACAAGATATGGCTATTTCTGCATGTGGGTATTTTTGCTGTATAAAATAAGCATGAAGCGCTGTGCTTAAAGCATCTTTTCTAAAATCATCAAGTCCGAGCAAAGCTGCAAACCCAACACTTCTCATTCCTCCCATCAAAGCTCTTTCTTGAGCATTAAACCTATATGGAAATACTCTTTTTTGACCGCCTATATGAACCTCACTATATCTTTTTGTACTATAAGTTTCTTGAAAAACGATAACATAATCAACACCACAAGAGTGCAAAAAAGCATATTCATCTGAGTTTAGCGGATAAATTTCAACACCAACATTACTAAATAATTTACTAGCCTCTTTACAAACTTCTCCTATATAAGCAAGATCGCTTTTTTTACTATTTTCGCCAGTAAGTATCAAGATATCTTTAAGCCCACTTTTTGCTATATTTTCAAGCTCTTCTTTAGCTTCTTGTAGCTTTAACTTAACCCTTGAAATTTTATTTGCCGAAGCAAAACCACAATATGTGCAGTTACTATCGCAGGTGTTTGATATATAAAGCGGAGTAAAAAACTCAATACTATTTCCAAAATATTTTCTAGTTTCACTTCTTGCTTTTAAAGCCATATCTTCCAAAAAATCCCTAGCAACAGGACTTAAAAGAGCCATAAGCCCATCAATACTTAGCCTATCCTCACTCAAAGCCTCAATAACATCATTTTTTGTATATTTTTCATAATCATAACTATCTCTATAATACAAAACGCGATCTAAAATATCGCTATTTATCTGTTGCATTCCTTGCATATATGTCATATGATCTATAAATTTCATATCACTATCCTAAAAATCCAGTAAGTGGCGAGCTAGCTCTTGCTAAATCACTAACACCACCGAGCTTAGACAAATAAGCAAGTCTTCCAGCCTCTATAGCCATACCAAAGGCTTTTGCCATTTTTGATATATCTCCAGCACTTGAAATAGCTGTATTTGCCATAACAGCAGCACAACCCATTTGCATAGCTTCACATGCTTGAGATGGAGTGCCTATACCAGCATCTACTATGATAGGAAGAGAAATTTCATCTATCAAAATTTGTATAAATTCTTTTGTTAAAAGTCCTTTATTTGTGCCTATTGGAGCACCAAGTGGCATTATACAGGCCGCACCGGCATTTAAAAGCTCCCTTGCTACATTCAAATCAGGATACATATAAGGCATAACGACAAAGCCTAATTTTGCAAGTTCTTCTGTGGCTTTTATAGTTTCATAATTATCAGGAAGTAAGTATTTGCTATCTTTTATACACTCTATCTTTATAAAATTTCCACATCCCATCTCTCTGGCAAGTTTTGCTATCCTAACAGCCTCATTTGCATTTCTTGCACCAGATGTATTTGGAATGATAGTTATACCCTTTGGTATATAATCAAGTATATTATCGCTACCGCCATCATCAACTCTTCTTAAAGCAAGTGTTACCATTTGAGCTTTTGCTTCATTTATCGCAGCATTTAACAAACCCAAAGAAAACTTACCAGAGCCAAGAATAAATCTAGATTTAAACTCATACTCTCCTATTTTTAAAATATCATCATTCACTTTTATCCCCTTTCAAGTGATAACTTTAGTATCAAATTAGCCATGTTTGCGGCACATATACTAACCCTAGGACTCATAACACCAATACTTATATCACTAACTCCATCGCCACAAAGATAAAAATTTTCATTTATCTTTTTTGTTTTTATATCACAGTCCAAGCCTGACATTCCACTACTAGCGATAATTATTGATTTTTTGAAATTTAACAATACATAATTTGTCAAAAATGCCTTTTGCGAAGCATCATCAAATGCTTCACAAACAATATCAAATCCGCTTAAAATTTCTTTTGCATTTTCTTGTGTTATCTTTGTATAAATATCATTGACATTAACATCATCAATTTGGGTTAAAACACTTTTTAAAGCCTTAACTTTTGGCATACCAAGGTGATGTTTAAAATAATATTGTCGATTTAAATTGCTTTGCTCAACACTATCAAAATCAACAATGCTAAGGTTTTTAAGCCCTGAACGAACAAGCATAACAGCCAAATTTGAGCCTATACCACCGGCACCGCAAATTATTATTTTTTGTTTGTTTAGTGCCTCTAAAACACCTTTTACATTTCTTTTATAAATCTCGCTCATATCTCAACCACCGCCCACAAAACATACTACTTCAACCTTGTCATTTTCATTAAATTTAGTATCAAATTTATCTTTTGGCAAAATTTCGCCGTTTAACTCAACAACAACCCTATCTTTATTTATTTTTCTATTAAGAAGATACTCATCAACACTCTTGTTTAAAAAATCATCTTCTATTTTTCCATTGATAACTAACATTTTTGCTCTTTTTAGATTATTTGTATCAGCAGATGAGAGATCTTCCTACGGTGGCATTATCCACTTCAGGTTTTAAGGGTTTAAGGTAAAAACCTATTCTCAGCCTAAGCTCCCCTGATACTTTGTGTAATTATACAAAGTTTTTTATTAATTCAAACATCTATTGTTTAAATTTATTTTGTTTTATAATCATATTTTATTATTTAAAAATATATTATAAATATAGCTGTTAAAAAATAAAAATTTCAACCACTTAACCTTTAAATA from the Campylobacter pinnipediorum subsp. pinnipediorum genome contains:
- the thiH gene encoding 2-iminoacetate synthase ThiH, encoding MKFIDHMTYMQGMQQINSDILDRVLYYRDSYDYEKYTKNDVIEALSEDRLSIDGLMALLSPVARDFLEDMALKARSETRKYFGNSIEFFTPLYISNTCDSNCTYCGFASANKISRVKLKLQEAKEELENIAKSGLKDILILTGENSKKSDLAYIGEVCKEASKLFSNVGVEIYPLNSDEYAFLHSCGVDYVIVFQETYSTKRYSEVHIGGQKRVFPYRFNAQERALMGGMRSVGFAALLGLDDFRKDALSTALHAYFIQQKYPHAEIAISCPRLRPIINNSNINPKDVDEKNLFQVICAYRIFLPFSNITISTRESAKFRDGVVGVAASKISAGVSVGVGTHSDKAKKGDEQFEISDDRDVKTIYDDICSLGLQPVMSNHIYV
- a CDS encoding thiazole synthase, coding for MNDDILKIGEYEFKSRFILGSGKFSLGLLNAAINEAKAQMVTLALRRVDDGGSDNILDYIPKGITIIPNTSGARNANEAVRIAKLAREMGCGNFIKIECIKDSKYLLPDNYETIKATEELAKLGFVVMPYMYPDLNVARELLNAGAACIMPLGAPIGTNKGLLTKEFIQILIDEISLPIIVDAGIGTPSQACEAMQMGCAAVMANTAISSAGDISKMAKAFGMAIEAGRLAYLSKLGGVSDLARASSPLTGFLG
- the thiF gene encoding sulfur carrier protein ThiS adenylyltransferase ThiF codes for the protein MSEIYKRNVKGVLEALNKQKIIICGAGGIGSNLAVMLVRSGLKNLSIVDFDSVEQSNLNRQYYFKHHLGMPKVKALKSVLTQIDDVNVNDIYTKITQENAKEILSGFDIVCEAFDDASQKAFLTNYVLLNFKKSIIIASSGMSGLDCDIKTKKINENFYLCGDGVSDISIGVMSPRVSICAANMANLILKLSLERG
- the thiS gene encoding sulfur carrier protein ThiS translates to MLVINGKIEDDFLNKSVDEYLLNRKINKDRVVVELNGEILPKDKFDTKFNENDKVEVVCFVGGG